A window of the Scophthalmus maximus strain ysfricsl-2021 chromosome 8, ASM2237912v1, whole genome shotgun sequence genome harbors these coding sequences:
- the sorbs2a gene encoding sorbin and SH3 domain-containing protein 1 isoform X11, which translates to MNTDSGGCAPKSVALSLTLSPMKRVQSSPNLASGSDSHSSDLDSWRSRSATDGLKNGDASSSSLAAKGFRSVRPNLQDKKSPTQDFNHMPLPPPRKESFHFSPTGTHPPDYSSLIALANDSGPGMLTFTQNEKAVLKESYTINSTSSYSYAETCANPVLREHQHNDISNCIAPATSNKLAQERKVSSLKLTPVTIPDPPAHLNSYSDPQTKTQTTSSPPPTSRPPQRGPALSQSLLQTASLSVHLGPSSPAGSQVEMTTPPPAVPPRPSPAKLLGPASPNPTAQHSPYHSSETLNHLPGLMPKTLSPTPYVPSGASGAVSVSGGGYASPSASPVTVSALSHYSSSTAGLLDELQICSLDTPGASPTPSPTLSLVSTYMSTAGPDDVLTTSVASTAAAATVTNGQVLSHAMNGSASHPQRPLSPPSYPPLPASLHTGLQRRSRSSGGSESVTRESVVSGHTSVSSTVPIACFSEEEKRVSVIKAPHFEGIGPIDESGIPIAIRTTVDRPKDWYKTMFKQIHKVHKADDDYSDTYNATYAVINNDDYSLSSTATMAHPAPRTHTYRPLSKSPSDNGGHLGPREPSPSPVPPPPPPMPSLLQLRARESERDKDSPDMNEWGPPDRKVDTRRYRAEPKSIFEYEPGKSSILDHERPTYDDIDLENEPWYKFFSELEFGRPPPKKRLDYNPDISARQHIETSLHIAPADKAPERAASAASDYRKRRKSEPSSSQVNAQSQSRAALSPKPVEAYRPSSSSLKKPVIRSSPSSPSRAKDQDVSRSYSTLDGRHTPQSRRPTPDREVSHKQMTQLILFSLLHQKQPARAIYDFNAQTAKELTFKKGDAVNIIRQIDTNWYEGEHRGRVGIFPISYVEKMPSTEKQQPIRPPPPAHVREIGEAVARFNFNADTNVELSLRKGERVIVIRQVDQNWYEGKIPDTTKQGIFPVSYIDIIKRSPSKSPAHHIDPRGHSGSRTPSSTPIKPFYHLPPSSATCDLPSPHPSLRRLDLQAITNDWLSLTMGPSASTPVHSRTTTPVPPTPPPLPLDLASLQTAQEPMTPSPSPAPSLRGFALPPQTFCRTPPFREGRLGSGHTPAVLPFSQPPHPPPPPPPPASHSSLTSPSSDSLLQNNSSRRGFTETAQMSYIAKPEVLFCTTPERIKSPTQIPQWHKFTAPVNKSTKTTVTLRVKDPYDELLSMILDGSSSTDDVDFSRFSPIDSPPATPTDESQSRFELKADESYHPAGKPPAVTAASKPAGGVRLEVQVHKPVTMAPLSISWGGLPKTSTDDEPVKSQSPPSVKGKGFTELFIEEEEDVLEEKEEDVRDLNERLSPQADVSPSTLTRLSHPSASSPSIAPPPPPPPHSSTPSFSPPSFSPPSSSPSRSQQHDHNTVPTSPPRSPQPPSLPHLSLSPSPPVSPPPLHSSHPSPVVPPQRSVPQPSNSPCPSRPFASVPDSESPVSLPTRSPPKPASPPLATPCSPPTPPTVPHPGHRSPKVKDPVVGGKPPRSPILSRRSYLSSVRGRRRLVQDALHGGGDPYQAVYNYTPRNEDELELREGDIVDVMEKCDDGWFVGTSRRSKLFGTFPGNYVKQL; encoded by the exons ATGAATacag ATAGCGGAGGATGCGCTCCCAAAAGCGTGGCCTTGTCCCTCACACTCTCTCCCATGAAGAGGGTCCAGAGCTCGCCAAATCTAGCCTCAG GGAGTGATTCTCACTCATCAGACTTGG ATTCTTGGCGGTCACGCAGCGCAACAGATGGCCTTAAGAACGGAGACGCCAGCAGCTCATCTCTCGCTGCCAAAGGCTTTCGGAGTGTCAGACCCAACCTGCAGGACAAAAAGTCACCGACACAG GATTTCAATCACATGCCACTGCCGCCCCCCAGGAAAGAGAGTTTCCACTTCTCGCCCACTGGCACTCATCCACCAGACTACAGCTCCCTCATTGCCCTGGCTAATGACTCAGGCCCTGGAATGCTAACGTTCACTCAGAATGAGAAAGCAGTTTTGAAAGAGTCCTACACGATTAATAGCACATCTTCTTACTCCTACGCAGAGACCTGTGCGAACCCAGTCCTGCGCGAACACCAGCACAATGATATTAGCAACTGCATCGCCCCTGCCACCTCTAATAAACTGGCCCAGGAGCGTAAGGTGTCGTCCCTCAAACTAACCCCGGTCACCATCCCTGACCCTCCTGCACACCTCAACTCCTACTCTGATCCCCAAACTAAGACCCAGACCACAAGTTCCCCTCCACCCACTTCCCGACCTCCACAAAGGGGCCCGGCTCTCTCTCAGTCCCTGTTGCAGACGGCCTCGCTCTCTGTCCACTTGGGCCCCTCAAGTCCAGCTGGGTCCCAGGTGGAGATGACGACGCCTCCTCCCGCAGTTCCGCCGAGACCTTCTCCTGCAAAACTGCTG GGCCCTGCGTCCCCCAACCCCACAGCGCAGCACTCCCCTTACCACAGCTCAGAAACACTCAACCACCTGCCAGGCCTCATGCCCAAGACCCTATCGCCCACCCCGTATGTCCCTAGCGGAGCAAGCGGTGCGGTCAGTGTGAGCGGCGGTGGCTACGCGTCGCCCTCGGCCTCTCCCGTGACAGTGTCGGCTCTCAGCCACTACTCGTCTTCCACGGCGGGCCTGCTGGACGAGCTGCAGATCTGTAGTCTGGACACGCCCGGCGCCTCACCCACGCCGTCGCCCACCCTCAGCCTTGTCTCCACCTACATGTCCACCGCTGGCCCCGATGATGTGCTAACAACCTCTGTGGCCTCCACTGCCGCAGCTGCCACTGTCACTAAC GGCCAGGTCCTCTCTCACGCTATGAATGGGAGTGCGAGCCATCCGCAGAGacccctctctcccccgtccTACCCTCCTCTCCCCGCCTCGCTCCACACCGGGCTCCAGAGACGGAGCAGGAGTTCGG GGGGCAGCGAGTCTGTCACGAGAGAGTCGGTGGTGTCGGGCCACACCAGCGTCAGCAGCACCGTGCCCATCGCCTGCttctcagaggaagagaaaagggtTTCCGTCATCAAAGCCCCTCACTTCGAAGGCATCGGCCCCATAGACGAGTCCGGCATCCCCATTGCCATCCGCACG acGGTGGATAGGCCTAAGGATTGGTATAAAACCATGTTCAAACAGATCCACAAGGTTCACAAAGCAG acgATGACTATTCCGACACGTACAATGCAACATATGCTGTCATAAACAATG ACGACTACAGCCTGTCATCCACCGCCACCATGGCCCACCCGGCACCCCGGACGCATACGTACAGGCCGCTGTCCAAGAGCCCCTCAGACAACGGAGGGCATCTGGGGCCTCGGGAGCCTTCCCCATCCCCTGtgcccccacctcctccacccatgCCTTCCCTCCTGCAGCTAAGGGCCAGAGAAAGCGAACGCGACAAAGACTCCCCGGACAT GAATGAATGGGGTCCTCCCGACAGGAAAGTGGACACACGAAGGTACCGCGCAGAGCCCAAGAGTATTTTTGAATACGAGCCTGGGAAGTCCTCTATTTTGGACCATGAGAGACCA ACCTATGATGACATAGATTTAGAGAACGAGCCTTGGTATAAGTTCTTTTCCGAGCTGGAGTTTGGGCGGCCG CCTCCTAAAAAACGGCTGGATTATAATCCAGACATCTCCGCTCGCCAGCACATCGAG ACATCCCTGCACATCGCTCCCGCCGACAAGGCTCCTGAGAGAGCTGCGAG CGCTGCCAGCGACtacaggaagagaaggaagtCTGAGCCGTCGAGTTCCCAAGTGAATGCTCAGTCTCAGAGCAGAGCTGCACTTTCCCCCAAACCAGTGGAGGCCTACAgaccgagcagcagcagcctgaagaAGCCCGTCATCCGTTCCTCACCATCCTCACCCTCCAGAGCCAAAG ACCAGGATGTCTCCAGGAGTTATTCCACTTTGGACGGACGCCACACACCCCAGAGTAGAAGACCTACTCCTGACAGAGAG GTCTCCCATAAACAGATGACACAACTTattctgttctctctcctccatcagaAACAGCCCGCAAGAGCCATTTATGATTTTAATGCACAAACGGCTAA GgagctgacatttaaaaagggtGATGCAGTAAACATCATCAGGCAGATAGATACCAACTGGTACGAAGGGGAGCACCGAGGACGGGTGGGGATATTCCCCATATCGTATGTAGAG aagatgcCGTccacagagaagcagcagccGATCCGTCCTCCTCCGCCAGCACACGTCAGAGAGATCGGAGAGGCAGTGGCACGCTTCAACTTCAACGCCGACACTAACGTGGAGCTGTCTCTCAGAAAG ggtgaGAGAGTAATTGTGATAAGGCAGGTGGATCAGAACTGGTACGAGGGCAAGATCCCAGACACAACCAAACAGGGCATCTTTCCTGTGTCCTACATTGACATCATCAAGCGCTCCCCGTCCAAGAGCCCCGCCCATCACATAGACCCGCGTGGTCACTCTGGCAGCAGGACGCCGAGCAGCACACCCATCAAG CCTTTCTACCACCTACCTCCATCCTCCGCCACCTGTGACCTCCCGTCCCCTCACCCCTCGTTGAGAAGGCTTGACCTGCAAGCCATCACCAACGACTGGCTGTCGCTCACAATGGGCCCGTCAGCATCCACACCGGTTCACTCCCGCACGACCACCCCTGTACCTCCCACACCTCCCCCTCTTCCACTTGACCTTGCATCTCTTCAAACAGCTCAGGAGCCCATGACACCTTCACCCTCACCCGCACCGTCACTAAGAGGCTTTGCTCTTCCGCCCCAGACATTTTGCAGAACTCCACCTTTCAGAGAAGGGAGACTCGGTTCAGGTCACACCCCAGCTGTTCTGCCTTTTTCCcaacctcctcatcctcctcctcctcctcccccccccgcctctcatTCCTCACTCACCTCTCCATCAAGTGACTCTTTGCtccaaaacaacagcagccgCAGGGGGTTCACAGAAACAGCCCAAATGTCTTACATTGCTAAGCCGGAGGTTTTGTTCTGCACGACACCGGAGCGAATAAAGTCACCCACGCAAATTCCACAGTGGCACAAATTCACCGCACCAGTAAACAAAAGCACCAAAACAACCGTTACCCTGCGAGTAAAAGACCCTTATGACGAGTTGTTATCTATGATCCTGGATGGTTCTTCCAGCACAGACGATGTTGACTTTTCAAGATTTTCTCCGATAGATTCCCCACCGGCTACACCAACTGATGAATCCCAGAGCAGGTTTGAGTTAAAAGCAGACGAGTCATATCACCCGGCAGGGAAACCCCCAGCAGTCACTGCAGCCAGCAAACCAGCAGGCGGCGTTCGGTTAGAGGTGCAGGTTCACAAGCCTGTGACGATGGCGCCGCTGTCCATCAGCTGGGGCGGACTGCCAAAAACGTCCACTGATGACGAACCAGTCAAGTCTCAAAGTCCGCCGTCGGTCAAGGGGAAGGGATTTACTGAGCTGTTcattgaggaggaggaagatgttttagaagagaaagaggaggatgttaGAGATTTGAATGAAAGACTCAGTCCACAG GCTGATGTCTCTCCGTCCACCCTGACACGGCTTTCTCACCCCAGCGCCTCCTCACCCTCTatagcaccaccaccacctccacccccgCACTCTTCTACCCCTTCGTTTTCTCCTCCTTCGTTTTCTCCTCCTTCGTCTTCTCCCTCGCGTTCACAGCAGCATGATCACAACACCGTCCCTACGTCTCCCCCTCGCTCCCCTCAGCCCccgtccctccctcacctctcacTGTCGCCctctccacctgtctcaccccctcccctccactcctctcacCCCTCTCCTGTCGTCCCCCCCCAGCGTTCTGTCCCCCAACCCTCAAACTCCCCCTGTCCTTCTCGTCCGTTCGCGTCCGTCCCTGACTCGGAATCGCCCGTAAGCCTTCCCACCCGGTCGCCCCCTAAAcccgcctctcctcccctcgccacTCCATGCTCTCCCCCGACTCCCCCCACCGTGCCCCATCCAGGACATAGGTCTCCCAAGGTGAAG GATCCAGTTGTCGGTGGTAAACCTCCCCGTAGCCCCATCTTGTCCCGGAGGTCCTATCTGTCATCCGTTAGAGGTCGAAGG cGATTAGTACAGGACGCGCTCCACGGCGGAGGAGACCC ATACCAGGCCGTGTACAACTACACGCCTCGCAACGAGGACGAGCTGGAGCTGAGGGAGGGCGACATCGTCGATGTGATGGAGAAGTGTGACGACGGCTGGTTTGTCG GGACCTCTCGGAGGAGCAAGTTGTTTGGAACCTTCCCAGGAAACTACGTGAAGCAGCTATAA